The DNA sequence GGCGGGTGCGGGGACCGCTGTGAAGTAGAGTCACCGATCACCAGTCCGATTTGCTGGCCTGGCCCAACAAGACAGCAGTTCATCACGGCGCTTCAGGGGCGTGCCCTGCTCCCAAGATTCCAACGGTAGCTTACAGAGAGATTTGAAAGCTTCCTACCTTCTTCTTTGTGGGTAGTCGCGTCTAACCGCGCCTAGTGGTGTAGTATCACACGGGATGACATTTCgcaaacctcaccaccaggtAGATCCGGATATACCAGTAGGAAATTACGCGGGCAGACGACTTCTTGTCCGGGAAGCTTGGTGAGTGCCGACAGCCGTGGCTTGCACCACCGGACACCCCCGGCAGGACCCCCAGGTCAACGAAGCCTTCGGTACCGGAAGACCACCTTGGTTTTTTCTGCTGTCCTCGGGGGCCAGCCCCACACCCCAAACTGGCTCTTCATGTCCGGCGACCGCACCACCGCGCACTCGCTTCGCACCTGACGGGCCTTGGCTTTCGGCTTTGCTTACCCCTCTCTCTGTCCTTCCTCATCATGAGCACACATCGCCATTGCCCCCATCTCGCGGGAACCAGACTCGACTCCTGGGCGGTTAGCCACCGCTGGCCATCTTAGCTGCAGGACACACGATTCGGATGACACGGCGGCAAAGCTCCCTGTTCTTTTGTCGAGGCCCCCCTCCCTGGACCATGTTCTTCCGCGGGGCCCTTGGGTCACGGCTTACTTTTGTTGCTGCAGATTGTTCACGATCCTTCCCGCTCACATGCTCGACACGGCACTCTTGTATGTGTGGAGGCGGGCGAGCATTATCATGGCACATGCCTGTATGCAATGTCGTCGTCTCTTTCAGGTCGAGAAGGGTTGGCAGATATGCTGCTGTATTCAACAACCGAGAATATTTTTGATCATACGAGCCATCTGGGCCACCCACAAATTCCACAGACGAGAGCCTCACCCATGGTTCTATCACACAATAGGGACTCGTTGTAGTCCGAGCCTACCTAGCTGCCTCTGGTCATCATGTTCTTTATTGCTGTTCTTCACCGTCAGAACTATTAACACGTAGACTAAGGTACTCAGCTTCTTGTATCAAATGAGGGGAATACCGGCAGCATCCGTGTTGCATATATCCCAAAGCGGAAACCTACGCCCGTCTTATTAGACGTCCCTCTTCGATATCTGACACAGCAGCTGCTACGTAGTTAAAAAAGAAGATGATCAACCGATCTGCACCGTTCGCCCGAGCTGCCCACACGTGGTGATGATCTTTTGAGCGGACAGTAGCCCGGCTTGCTCCTTTTGGTAAGACCATCCGGGGGAGTGTGGTTGTTACCTACCCACAGACAAAACCCTGATTTTTTAAAAACATATGTGAGAGCTGTGAGGTTTAGGTTACTAAGATCGGCCGGATTGGAAGTTTTGGGGGaaaagatggagaagagacgcgggattggggggggttgggtggttgctCCGGATCTCATCGTGGGGTGAACTCACAGGTTATTAGTTGTAGACGAGAACGTGATAAGTGAAGTTATGTGTGAAAAGCAACTTGGATACACTGAGTAGGCGTTTCTGTATACACCCATCGATAACTCATaacgtttttttttcttttccatgaTTTTGACGAATCCGGACTTGAGATCACCACTCTTGAATGAAGCCACTAGCTCATCGTGCATACCTACAAGACCATCGTCAAACCCTCACACCCTGAATCATTTTCCAGGCTCACATGGACGATCTGTAAACCGTGATGAACCAGTATAGCATTGCCCATTATATTCCACTCTTCAGGTTCTCACATGATCTTAGCGCTTCTCTGCCAGGTAGGTAACTGTTCAATGGCGTCCAAAGCCACctacatcaccacctccataCCCCACATTATGGTGAGACAGATCGATGTCCCTGCTGCTTCAAAACCGCtgcaacaaaaagaaagaaaaaaaaagcttgTGTAAACTCCCCAGGCATTGACACGTTCACAACATCAGACGAAAAACTGGGCGATCATTCATGTTCTAGTTTTACCCTAGATCTTTTTTGCAGATTGGTTCTCGGATCTGCATAGCTGCCGGCCGTGAGTTGCCGAGAGGGGAGAGGCATAAAGATGTCAGTGTTTCAGGTCTTTCTAGTGGGAATTGTGCGGGGGTGAGGTAGAGAGGTGAGGGGTGAAAAAAGAGCTTCACTTGGCCCCCATCCTGACTTTTATGCGTCATTGGCTTTTCTGGTTGGAGCATGGAGGGATGAAAATGAAGTTCATGTGTGAGGTTGTTAGGTGGATTAACAACGAGCGGCATTGTCGTTGATGGGTTTATGACGTGAATGGCATTTAACTAGATGAGATCATGCGAGATAtgcagtcagtcagtcagtcagttGAACAGAATATTTGCTGTGAAATGCAATTGTTTTCGCATCATGATATCTCCTATTAGTTGCTTTGGCCTTTCTATGTCTTTACAACATTATacccaaccacccaaccaaaaacaccaaaaaaccaacctcccaacccaacgcCGTCCCATAAGTCCCAGCTCCCGTGTTCTTAGATGCAGCCCCGGCCGGAATGCTCGTCGGaccatcctccccagcatCATTTTCGCAGTCCGCATCTCTAAAAgaagacaaaaaaaataagCTACACCGAGCGCAGCTCACCCGCACCACACAGCGTATCCCATGCTTGGCTTACTCTTTGAATATAACATGATTAACCTGCGTCGTcaaaaccctctcccccaccgccttCCCAATCATCCCCGTCCCAACATCCCTCTCAAAGACATTAACCCTATTCTCTCCCCCgcaagcaacagcaaccagacTCCCGTCCTTGTTGAAGCTGAAATGTCTCGGGAACGAGCCACCGGCCGGGGCACTCTGGACATGAGTCAACTCCCCAGTGGCAGGGTCGATGGAAAAGGTGTTCAGGGCGTCAGACGGAATCTTTGTGCCGTCGGCAACGGAGGTGTATTCTAGCGTGGTCTCGTTGCGAGTTGAGACGGTGAGGAATTTGTTGTCAGGCTGTGTATGTCGTGGTTAGAGTGGAttttgagaagggggtgCGAAGGGGGAGCCTACAGAGATGGTAATTTCAGCACCGGAGGAGCCTTCGGCCGGTGCGTTCTCGCTGCCGTCGGTTCTGATGTTGAATTTCTCCGACAATGTCAAGCTGTTGGTGCCGTAAGAGACTTCGAACCCGAGGATGGAGACCTTCTTTTCGGCGATGACGTAGAGGAAGGTCTTGTCGCCTGACTTGAGGAAGGCAGCGTGACGAGGCCCGGTTCCGTTCCCGAAGGGGTGTGCCGGCTGAGTTTGTCAATATTGTTGTTAAAAagcaagagaagagagaggaatACATACCAGCTCTGTGAGTGTCAGCGCAGTTTGGTCGATGCTGAAGAtatggaggaggtcgacggAGAGATCGGGGATGACAACGAATCCACCAGTGGGATCAACAACTGCTTGGTGAGGCCTGGAAGTGATGGTTTCGTTGTCAGCCCGTGGGGGAAAAGGTTTGTTGTCCAAGGATTGCAGCTTGGCTGGGTTCTCAATGTTGAAGACGTCGAGAGAGGATGATGCACTGAGAATGGTTGTCAGTGGTTGGATTACTCTAGTTTTTGTCATGCAAGATGTATTCAAGGACGTACAAGTTGGAGGTGATAGCTCTCTCCCCATTCTCACCAAAGAGAGCAATATGCACTGGGCCTCCAGGCGTAGAACTGTTTCCCACAAAAGCGAGAGTGCCGTCCGTATTCACCTTAGCTGAGGTAAAAGCGCCAGGGCCGTCGTCGAAGTTCTCATTGATGCAATAATATTGATCGCCTCCAACGAGTGTTTGCCATGAAGGGTTAGTACCGCAGATGGACGAGATTTCGCCGACCTGCTCTAGGCCCTTGTTTCCCAGCTTCAGTGTCGTAACTCCTCCCTTGACAATCTCTCCTGGGGAAGACTCGAACGGGTATGAAgacacaagaagaagaccttgCTTTGAACAAGCGGCTGCGGATGATAATGAGAGGCCGGCCGACAAGGCAGCAAAGATGCCGTGTGGGGCTCTCATGATGATTGATGGTTGGTGGATAAGATTGATGTAACGCTAGCTGGCGATTGACTATTGGCCAGAAGAATGGTGTCGTGACGGTGTAAGTTGAGTTGCCGGGAGAGGAAAGCTTTTCTGTTCAGCAGGCTGGCTGcgtgtggttgttgttgaagaaatCAAGTAGATCTAGAATAGAGAAATGAAAAGATGTCCATCAAGGGATATCCAGAAGTTCGCCCTGTGCGGCGCGTGCGGCTTTATAAGGGGATCTGTCGATTTCAACACAGCCGTCCAGTCTTCCAACAGTGTGTCAACAAACGTGCCTCATTCACTGTTCACTTGCTTATTTGGCCCCTGAGCCACCGGGTTGGTATCGGCTGACGGCCAGTTGGTTCACTCGCATTCAACGTCATTGGTCTTGTTGCCACTCATGATTCCGGGCTCAGAGTTGGTGAGACCACCTGGCGGCCAGCCATGAAAGAGGGAACAATCGTTCAGCAACCCCTTGCAGGTCAGCGCTGTGCCTCGTTACGCATGGCTGGGATCGGAGGATCCAACTGCAAGCACAAGGCAAATGTGTATGTAGCTGCTGACTGAGGCTTTGACAACTGGATCCGAAGAGCACCAATCCTTTGGATGACTTGACTACCGGTGGGAAACATGTGGAAACATGTGAGAATGTACATCACGGGCAATCAGTAAGACAATGGTTTAGGTTTTCCGACGGGCAAATTCCAGCGCTGTTGGAGATGTGAGGTGTGTTAGAGAATGTGCGAGGTTGAGAATAAcggctggctgagaagcGGTGGTGATTCTCAGCCAATCAAATCGCTGGATTTCCAAACTCCTGCGGCTGGAGAGGCGGGGCGGGACAATGCCTGCCTCCAATTAGCGGCCGTGGTGGGACCCGAGCATGCGGGGAACCTGCTGCCGGCGCCCTGGAGGCTCGCTGAGATCCACTAAAACACAAACAAGCTCGCTGTAACGGCCCCACCAGAGTCTTGGACAGCTTCAACGTTGGGTTTCTCGTCGCCTACCTGCATTCGGTCATTTATCTCAGAATCCTGTTAGTGGTGGTGTGTATGTATGACCGAGCATCAGCGAGTTGCATGTTTCAAATCGACACATCGGACATCAATCAACTGTTCATCCGGTCCTGCCACGCGTGCCCCTGACGATCGATGGTCATGCTTGTAACTCCCGAAAGCTCACCTTCATCACACCTGTCAGGCCACTTTATTGTTCAGTTCTGTTGGCAGTAGAAGGGCATGGAACGGTCAAACACTCAAATTCATGGCTCGTCCCAACATCATGGCCTCCCAAGACCTTTGCCACAGAGGTCGTGGAAGCCGGACTGGTGACCACCACACGACCCGTCACCAACATCCGGAGTGGTAAGACTCACGGGGCTATTCTCGTCATCACACACTCCTTCCCGGTTAAAACGCCGCCGGGATGCGAGCGAGGTTGTAGTCCCAGACCCCGCGCCTTGCTTCTCGTTCGGGAACCCAATGTCCGGATGACATTCCGCTTCGTTGCCAGTTAGATACATCTCATGCCCCGGCAAATGGGCAGCTCCATCTCGTCCAGGAGGCCAGGCTGAAAGAACATTCCCATGCCAATTTACAATAACCGTGGAGTCTTGTCTTCAACACTCACCTTGCCGGAACGAACCGAACAAGCTGATATATGATACAGCACTTGTATATCCCACCACTGTGTTCCTGGAAAGCCGATATTGCAATCAATGATGGAGTGCTTCTGGAAACCACACACCCAGGCAAAAGTCACACTCGATGACTGCACCCAAATCATCTTCTCGCCCGCCgtgttcatcatcatctgacTTCAATTTGGGCCAGAGTTTCCCCGCGTTGGTACCCAAGCGAGGTGATACGGCATGCAcgtggaagtggaagaacCCAGCCCTTCTGTTCTCTCTCCAagcctccccctcaccacaatCATGGGGCTAACACGGATTTCTCCAAATTCCAACTCCAACATCTGCACTCCACACAATTGCCGTGGCTTACACGATCCGGAATCCGAAAAATGAGGGACAGCTGCTTCCCCTCTCGATACGCTTTAGATGTCTTGCAGCAACGTAGGCTACGCTAAAACCAACCGCCGTGAACCACCGCTGGCTCAACCAAGTGCCATCATCAATTTTCCCCCAGACCTGAGCACTGTAATGGTCTCTTTTCTCATTCACCTTCCTATTCTGGCAAATACACGCTAACTGAATAATACTAAACCCATGTCCCACGTCGCTTGATGGCCCTACGTTGGTCTTTCGAGGTAGCAGTACCACAGCGTCAAGATAATTTGCAATGCCGCGGCTGATGTTGACTGCTCCCATGTCGGCCAAGGGTCTCGAATTCTTGGACGAGCCGTCAGCCGAACCCTGCTTGACCACCGTTTCGATCAACGGAAtcacagacagacagacagacagacaacgACCCATTCATCAGGCACATGGACATTTTCTCCCCTTGCTTCCCAGGAACCGACGTAACAACCATCACGAACGCCACCTTTCCTAGCGTCGGGACTCAAGCAGTTGCGCGAAGTTACGTTGTGGACTTTATCCGTCCCTTTTAGCCGTGAACAAACCCTGTCGTGCCATGCAGCCATTGCTTGGCTCCTAGCttgccaacctcaacatcatTTGTCTTGGgcgtggttgttgatgtctgTCTGTTGGATCATGATGGCAGGCTGTTGTTCAGCGGTCAGAACCGTGAAGAGGTGAGCTCTGGGTTTGTGAGACGAAGAAAAGGTCAAAGCTTACGAAGTTACTCTCCCTCGCTCGGGGGTTCTTTCTAGGTGCCGGAAAATCTAGATCACCAGAGAATTGATTATGGGAGGACGAGTGACATGTACCTATGCAAGTCATCCTTTCATCCAGCTCGTATTATCAATCCCTTTTACCAAGGGGACAAGACAATACCCAGAGCCCCCCAAGACCAGGGAAAAGACATTATTCTGTTCCCTTGTGGTGATACACTACCCACTTCCAGACGCATTCTCCCGTCAAGAAGGCGTAGCCGAGGGGAAGGGTGTAAAGGAAAGGGAAGCTGCTGCATAGAAAGCACTTCAGGCAATATAATTTGCtgccaaaaacaaaaacaagcctttttttttcacccAGGGCCTAACCGACCCGTTTAGGGGCATCGTGTACAGCTATTCCTCCCCACGGGGGGATGAGCGATGTGACGATCTTTTTGGGCTTCCACTCTGCCGTGAGGTACCGAGGATGTCACTTTCTCGGTGGGCGACAAGGGTAAGGGGGAAGGAGCTAGACGATTGCCATCTTGAACTATACCGCAGTAGTATATCTCCGTTTTCAGGGCAGGCATGTATGTGTACtgggggatgatgttgattTGGGCAAGCTGTGAACAGCTAGGATCTCAAAGTCCTTACGTTAGGAAATTCATGGTGGACCTGGAATGGGACACGAGAGGTTACTTTCGCCTTTTTTACCCTCTTTCCAATCGCCCATacatgtatgtatgtatctTCCGGGGTGGTAATGAGGCAGGACCCTGAAAATTCCGGAAAGTGAAGGCAGGTAGGTGGAAGAAAGAACTTTGTTAATTTCAAGAACCGACCAACCCGGCCGAGACAGGTATCCGGGTTCGGGCTCGGAGTTTGTGCCTGGTCCTGCCGGCTGGGTGCTTACCATGGGATCCGgccggggggttgggttaAAATAATAGGGCTGTAACGTTTATCTAGCATTCAGTTGTGTAGTATacttgtggtggtgatactTGGAAGAAAGATACCATGTAGCGTTCTTTGCTTTGCTTCATTCCGAGGAAGTTGTCATGCGGTATTGAGGGTCTGACTGTTTACCTACTTACGTTCTCACCAAAACAGTACTCGAGCTCCTTCAATGCATCAATGCGTCGCCAGTGACTGCCGCTTCTAGGTACTTGAGCACCAAGTTAGGTATGCCAAAAGATATAAGCTGTCTACCTATTCAAGTTTATCCGACGCCGACTGCTTCCCTCCCTCATGGCCGAAAGGGTCTGGTGTTTGTCAGTGATTGGCTAAATAAACCTACCTTACCGTTATTATATGCATACATactacttcctcctccaaatcaaACAATATCTGGACAAGGGCAACGTGCAGGTGCTCTCCAAAAGGTCCGCAGCCTAGTTTTTTAATTCGTCTTTGTTTTCTTAAACTGGCAAATGGCAAAGCCCACTTAGGGGGCTACTTTCTCCGTCTTTGCATAATCTGCCTCTTCGGATTTGGTCGGTCGGTAGGTACATTTAGAGAAACTGTCCCAAACTCCCGGTTTGAAGACAGGTAGGTAAGAAGCGAGCGAAATGTGCATCTCGCAAAATGTGCGTCTCTCGGTATTTTTAACCCTCTCGATATTAATTgcctttcttttcctcctcacaCCCTTGCACCTGTCTCCCTCGGTTTTGGACTTCTCACAACCTTACCTAGGTCTGCCCCTTTCCCCGCCAAAAAAAATGGTGCTGCGGACAGACGgagtcaccatcatcaatgGTTCGGCCCTTCGGGCGTGAAACTCGGTGGCTTTTGGTACTAGGCATCCAAACAAGAAACCAAATCGTCAAACTGGCAAACTCATATCCAAAAACTGCTGACCCCAGTTCCGTCCCATCAATGGCGCGGGTATGAAATCCGTGCCCTCTGCATATCTCGCCCCGAAATGTAGCAACTGCAAATTAGCAGTGGCTAATATAACCCCAGGATCGGGTGCTTCCCCCAGACTTTCACCTATCACAGTCGCACTTGATATCACACTTAACCCCTACTTACTACCAACGTCGAATACAACCTCCCTACCTTACCCAATGGCAGAAAATAACCGCAGTTTGCTATTCTTCCACTAAGGCAGCAGCACACCTGTCAAGTAGGTACCTTTCTAG is a window from the Podospora pseudocomata strain CBS 415.72m chromosome 6, whole genome shotgun sequence genome containing:
- a CDS encoding hypothetical protein (EggNog:ENOG503P0F9; COG:G) codes for the protein MRAPHGIFAALSAGLSLSSAAACSKQGLLLVSSYPFESSPGEIVKGGVTTLKLGNKGLEQVGEISSICGTNPSWQTLVGGDQYYCINENFDDGPGAFTSAKVNTDGTLAFVGNSSTPGGPVHIALFGENGERAITSNFASSSLDVFNIENPAKLQSLDNKPFPPRADNETITSRPHQAVVDPTGGFVVIPDLSVDLLHIFSIDQTALTLTELPAHPFGNGTGPRHAAFLKSGDKTFLYVIAEKKVSILGFEVSYGTNSLTLSEKFNIRTDGSENAPAEGSSGAEITISPDNKFLTVSTRNETTLEYTSVADGTKIPSDALNTFSIDPATGELTHVQSAPAGGSFPRHFSFNKDGSLVAVACGGENRVNVFERDVGTGMIGKAVGERVLTTQVNHVIFKE